A window of Thermoplasmata archaeon contains these coding sequences:
- a CDS encoding Ig-like domain-containing protein, giving the protein MDDWPYSIFSNYMNTIHLTGITSSDDFPTTPGAYDTTHNGGNDAFVLKMRLLPWAPTNLSAVTGSGYVVLNWTPPNDVGPVPIDNYIIYRGLSSSSLEPIATVGNQTWFNDTTTTNGAIYYYAVRASNRYDTGELSLPLKVFAGAPPSAPENLSARPGDFSVELDWSPPSDTGGFNVINYIVYKGLSEDGLTNFTWLGNVTHHVDADVLNGVEYFYAVSAVSIKGEGMRSGVVSVTPGRPPSPPRELRARAEGAGINLTWLPPEDDGDCPILQYIIYRGGAGDEKAEAGRVESSSLSYLDGPFDDGPAWYYQVTAVNAIGESDRSNEAFAVPNRRPSPPRSLSAAHGSGYIELSWEPPLDDGGSPVTGYNIYRGNQSQSESLVVRLQTPLTVYRDMAPEEGRVNFYYITAMNAVGESAPSARTSILADFTPPVVRILFPANGSWVNTTKVTLKGEASDDYGLRSVELSADGASWSPCEGLLAWVGHVELEDGQREIFARAIDLAGNVNYSALTVNVDTVKPEVRILSPSRDTATRDENATVYGTASDNRFLLRVEASTDGASWSPVDGIFSWSFNLSLRNGKNLLRVRAVDAAGNTGYAAVNITLDRDAPRVTIMAPSDGQRLRASGPALTVRLKGSASDDFGLERVELSSDGKKWVVASGLEVWWGNLTLGPGEHRLRARAIDIAGNVGEADVRVVVEPRTYLFDGLDISLIAISLVVAVVLSGAVLMVVRRRRRRGRKVPDP; this is encoded by the coding sequence ATGGACGATTGGCCATATTCGATATTTTCTAATTATATGAATACAATTCATTTAACAGGTATTACATCCTCAGACGACTTCCCCACCACGCCCGGGGCCTACGACACCACCCACAACGGCGGGAACGACGCCTTCGTCCTCAAGATGCGCCTCCTGCCCTGGGCGCCGACCAACCTCTCCGCCGTGACAGGGTCCGGATACGTTGTCCTCAACTGGACGCCCCCCAACGACGTCGGCCCCGTGCCCATTGATAACTACATCATATACCGAGGCCTTTCCTCTTCCAGCCTCGAGCCCATCGCCACCGTCGGCAACCAGACATGGTTCAACGACACTACCACGACCAACGGCGCGATTTACTACTACGCCGTCCGTGCCTCCAATCGTTACGACACCGGAGAGCTGTCACTGCCTCTCAAGGTCTTTGCAGGCGCTCCGCCGTCGGCGCCGGAGAACCTGAGCGCTCGGCCCGGCGACTTCTCAGTGGAGCTGGACTGGAGTCCTCCGTCGGATACCGGCGGCTTTAACGTCATTAATTACATTGTTTACAAAGGCCTGAGCGAGGACGGGTTGACCAATTTCACCTGGCTGGGCAATGTGACACACCATGTTGACGCGGATGTACTCAACGGCGTGGAGTACTTCTACGCCGTATCCGCCGTCAGCATCAAGGGCGAGGGGATGCGCTCGGGAGTGGTCAGCGTGACGCCCGGGCGGCCCCCCTCGCCACCGCGCGAGCTGAGGGCGAGGGCGGAGGGGGCAGGCATCAATCTGACATGGCTCCCGCCCGAGGACGATGGCGACTGCCCCATTCTGCAGTATATTATCTATCGGGGTGGGGCGGGGGATGAGAAGGCCGAGGCCGGGCGGGTTGAGTCGTCATCGCTGAGCTACCTTGACGGCCCATTTGACGACGGCCCCGCCTGGTATTATCAGGTGACGGCAGTCAACGCTATCGGGGAGTCTGACAGGAGCAACGAGGCCTTCGCCGTCCCCAACCGGAGGCCCTCTCCACCGCGCAGTCTGTCCGCCGCCCATGGCTCCGGATATATAGAGCTATCCTGGGAGCCTCCTCTGGATGACGGGGGGTCCCCGGTGACGGGCTACAATATATATCGAGGGAACCAGTCCCAGAGCGAGAGCCTTGTGGTCAGGCTCCAGACGCCGCTGACGGTCTACAGAGACATGGCGCCGGAGGAGGGGAGGGTGAACTTTTACTACATAACCGCGATGAACGCCGTGGGCGAGAGCGCTCCCAGCGCGAGGACATCCATCCTGGCCGATTTTACACCTCCTGTGGTCCGAATATTGTTTCCGGCGAACGGCTCCTGGGTCAACACAACAAAGGTCACGCTCAAGGGCGAGGCGTCGGACGACTACGGTCTGAGGAGCGTCGAGCTCAGCGCGGACGGCGCGAGCTGGTCGCCCTGCGAGGGGCTGCTTGCGTGGGTCGGGCATGTGGAGCTCGAGGACGGCCAGAGGGAGATATTCGCGAGGGCTATTGATTTAGCAGGAAACGTGAATTACTCTGCCCTGACGGTGAATGTCGATACTGTGAAACCCGAGGTGAGAATCCTCTCCCCTTCACGAGATACGGCAACGAGGGACGAGAACGCGACCGTTTACGGGACCGCTTCCGACAACCGTTTTCTTCTGAGGGTGGAGGCGAGCACGGACGGAGCGAGCTGGTCGCCCGTGGATGGCATCTTCTCCTGGAGCTTCAATCTCAGCCTCAGGAACGGAAAGAACCTTCTCCGGGTGCGTGCCGTTGACGCCGCCGGGAACACAGGCTATGCGGCGGTGAACATCACCCTCGACCGGGACGCTCCCAGGGTCACAATAATGGCCCCCTCGGACGGCCAGAGGCTCAGGGCCTCCGGCCCGGCCCTCACAGTCAGGCTCAAGGGGAGCGCCTCCGACGATTTTGGGCTGGAAAGAGTGGAGCTGAGCTCCGACGGAAAGAAATGGGTGGTGGCGAGCGGCCTGGAGGTCTGGTGGGGGAACCTGACGCTCGGGCCGGGCGAGCACAGGCTGCGCGCCCGCGCCATCGACATCGCAGGGAACGTCGGGGAGGCGGATGTGAGGGTTGTGGTGGAGCCCCGGACATATTTATTTGATGGCCTGGACATCAGCCTCATCGCGATTTCTCTCGTGGTGGCGGTGGTGCTCTCGGGCGCCGTGCTGATGGTGGTAAGGAGGCGCCGCCGGCGTGGCAGGAAAGTTCCCGATCCCTAG
- a CDS encoding ATPase domain-containing protein, with protein sequence MTSLLNYPEGRFILVKGRAGTGKTMFCLELVRECGGLYVSTRVRADRLYRDSPGLEESVPPDFIIDASEELDETVLREFVERAREREGTCAAPSGAQGARASVGVEGGLGAGPGAGAAPEGGEAGGPAGADFGDHLEPAAVTALSLPPLFRRILEKTEVAQTPFVVVMDSWDAIFTLSGGAAARSRGPNREELQTMLLNAFRNKCVNLVMVEEGEGESGLDFLVDGVLELRRTKWRDRIVRTMHLRKMRGTEIHNAEYLFTLVGGRFHYFEPFVPKIPARPRKWKPMADTESRFSSGSEDLDLLIGGGFRRGSTVLLDVGASVPDAALEQFVTQLSANFLAQGRAVMLVLPGGLDAETIAQRLSREVGEESFNSLARIIEKGGGTFPKDRPYMVAMRYENIEQDFNDWMYVYKALRQRTGAPVLQIIGIDTQEARYGEEAYKKILSTSTELTRKEGNLTIRITRPGMESLTKRCANVSDLLMHMEELNGAVLLYTEKPRSGLYYMDTDATGGNIRITLRPLL encoded by the coding sequence GTGACGAGTCTTCTGAACTACCCCGAGGGCCGCTTCATCCTGGTCAAGGGCCGCGCCGGAACCGGCAAAACGATGTTCTGCCTGGAGCTGGTGCGGGAGTGCGGCGGCCTGTACGTGAGCACGAGGGTCAGGGCCGACAGACTATACAGGGACTCTCCGGGGCTCGAGGAGAGTGTGCCGCCCGACTTCATCATAGACGCCTCTGAGGAGCTGGACGAGACCGTGCTCCGGGAGTTTGTGGAGAGGGCCAGGGAGCGCGAGGGCACCTGCGCTGCCCCATCTGGTGCTCAGGGCGCGCGAGCTTCGGTGGGGGTGGAGGGTGGCCTTGGAGCGGGTCCCGGTGCTGGTGCCGCCCCCGAGGGCGGCGAGGCCGGCGGACCGGCTGGGGCCGATTTTGGAGACCACCTAGAGCCGGCGGCGGTGACGGCCCTATCCCTCCCGCCCCTATTTAGGCGAATTTTAGAGAAGACAGAGGTGGCCCAGACGCCATTCGTCGTCGTCATGGACAGCTGGGATGCGATATTCACCCTATCCGGAGGGGCTGCGGCGAGGAGCAGGGGACCGAACCGCGAAGAGCTCCAGACGATGCTACTCAATGCCTTTCGCAATAAGTGCGTGAATTTAGTGATGGTTGAGGAGGGAGAGGGCGAGTCCGGCCTAGACTTCCTCGTGGACGGGGTTCTGGAGCTGAGGCGGACCAAGTGGAGGGACAGAATCGTCAGGACGATGCACCTGCGCAAGATGAGGGGCACGGAGATACACAACGCTGAGTACCTATTCACGCTCGTTGGGGGGAGGTTCCACTACTTCGAGCCCTTTGTACCCAAGATTCCAGCGAGGCCCAGAAAGTGGAAGCCGATGGCCGACACCGAGTCCCGGTTCTCTTCCGGCAGCGAGGACCTGGACCTCCTCATCGGGGGGGGCTTTAGGAGGGGCAGCACAGTTCTTCTTGACGTCGGCGCCAGCGTGCCGGACGCCGCTCTCGAGCAGTTCGTGACGCAGCTATCAGCGAACTTTCTCGCGCAGGGCCGGGCCGTCATGCTTGTGCTGCCCGGCGGTCTGGACGCGGAGACCATCGCCCAGAGGCTTTCTAGAGAGGTCGGTGAGGAGAGCTTCAACTCTCTCGCGAGAATTATAGAAAAGGGTGGCGGGACCTTTCCCAAGGACCGCCCATACATGGTCGCAATGAGGTACGAGAATATAGAGCAGGACTTCAACGACTGGATGTACGTCTACAAGGCGCTCAGACAGAGGACCGGCGCGCCCGTTCTTCAGATAATAGGCATAGATACCCAGGAGGCGCGGTACGGCGAAGAGGCATATAAAAAAATCCTGAGCACCTCCACAGAGCTCACGCGCAAGGAGGGTAACCTAACGATAAGAATCACACGGCCGGGCATGGAGAGCTTGACCAAGCGGTGCGCGAATGTGTCGGACCTCCTGATGCACATGGAGGAGCTCAACGGCGCGGTTCTTCTTTACACCGAGAAACCGAGGAGCGGTCTCTACTATATGGACACCGACGCCACGGGCGGGAACATCAGAATAACCCTGAGACCCCTCCTCTAG
- a CDS encoding carboxypeptidase M32, translated as MPREWSDFLGRVKELAYLDQIASQLYWDEETYMPPGAVQDRALQKAALQGIIHERLTSKAMGSLLRSLKKNKHLTPDQRVIVREVDRRYTRAVRIPRELVKELARTESLAVEAWVRARREKSFPVFQPLLKKMMGLKKKVAEHVGYEERPYDALLDEYEPYMKSSEVEALFSRLRERLVPLASRILSAAGEARDSFMKGDYPEERQRDFVVEVVKRIGYDMSKGRVDVAPHPFTSGGNRDVRITIRYTKDDVRPAIFAAIHEAGHGMYEQGFLEKHYHTPLAEPVSLGIHESQSRLWENFIGRSLPFWRFWLPGLKERFPHLAPVSVEDFHRAVNTVRRSFIRVEADEVTYNLHIMLRFEVESAIFGGRLKIDEVPNFWNERFESYLGIKVPDDSQGCLQDIHWSIGAVGYFPTYTLGNIYAAQLYYKLRKDVPDMEERVAAGDFAPVLGWLRENVHRHGKRYRAKELIERVTGEGLNEERLLGYLREKYGELYGVSL; from the coding sequence ATGCCGAGGGAGTGGTCGGATTTTCTGGGGAGGGTTAAGGAGCTGGCCTACCTGGACCAGATCGCGAGCCAGCTCTACTGGGACGAGGAGACCTACATGCCGCCGGGGGCGGTGCAGGACCGCGCCCTGCAGAAGGCGGCGCTGCAGGGAATTATCCACGAGCGGCTGACCTCCAAGGCGATGGGCTCTCTCCTGCGCTCCCTGAAAAAGAACAAGCACCTCACCCCGGACCAGAGGGTGATTGTGAGGGAGGTGGACAGGAGGTACACCAGGGCGGTGCGAATTCCGAGGGAGCTGGTCAAGGAGCTGGCGAGGACGGAGTCGCTGGCGGTCGAGGCTTGGGTCAGGGCGCGGAGGGAGAAGAGCTTCCCCGTCTTCCAGCCTCTCCTGAAAAAGATGATGGGTCTGAAGAAAAAAGTGGCGGAGCACGTGGGCTACGAGGAGAGGCCCTACGACGCCCTTCTGGACGAGTACGAGCCGTACATGAAGAGCTCCGAGGTCGAGGCTCTCTTCTCCAGATTGCGGGAGAGGCTCGTGCCCCTCGCCTCGCGCATCCTGTCGGCGGCCGGCGAGGCCAGGGACTCCTTCATGAAGGGCGACTACCCGGAGGAGAGGCAGCGCGACTTTGTCGTGGAGGTTGTGAAGAGAATCGGCTACGACATGAGCAAGGGGAGGGTCGACGTCGCCCCGCACCCGTTCACCTCCGGCGGAAACAGGGACGTGCGGATAACGATCAGATACACGAAGGACGACGTCAGGCCCGCGATATTCGCCGCGATACACGAGGCGGGGCACGGGATGTACGAGCAGGGATTTCTGGAGAAGCACTACCACACCCCCCTCGCGGAGCCGGTCTCTTTGGGAATTCATGAGTCCCAGTCGCGCCTCTGGGAGAACTTCATCGGCCGCTCCCTTCCCTTCTGGAGGTTCTGGTTGCCGGGATTGAAGGAGAGGTTCCCCCATCTCGCGCCCGTCTCCGTCGAGGACTTCCATAGGGCGGTCAACACCGTCAGGCGCTCCTTCATCCGCGTCGAGGCGGACGAGGTCACCTACAACCTGCACATCATGCTAAGGTTCGAGGTTGAGAGCGCGATATTCGGCGGGAGGCTCAAAATCGACGAGGTGCCGAACTTCTGGAACGAGCGCTTCGAGAGCTACCTCGGCATTAAGGTCCCCGATGACTCTCAGGGCTGCCTGCAGGACATCCACTGGTCCATAGGAGCCGTAGGGTACTTCCCGACCTACACCCTCGGCAATATTTACGCCGCCCAGCTCTATTATAAATTGAGGAAGGACGTGCCGGACATGGAGGAGAGGGTCGCCGCGGGCGACTTCGCGCCCGTTCTGGGCTGGCTCAGGGAGAACGTCCACAGGCACGGGAAGAGGTACAGGGCGAAGGAGCTGATAGAGCGCGTCACGGGCGAGGGGCTGAACGAGGAGCGCCTTCTCGGGTACCTCAGGGAGAAGTACGGAGAGCTGTACGGGGTCTCGCTCTAG